The following proteins come from a genomic window of Paenibacillus spongiae:
- a CDS encoding DUF423 domain-containing protein encodes MFSRTGTYGAVHALLAVALGAFAAHGLKGKIAADMLEVFETGVRYHMYHGLGLLILALIAERIGTSKRMLWAGRLMHAGIFLFSGSLYALSLTGIKAFGPITPLGGVAFIAAWALTAMSLWKSGSR; translated from the coding sequence ATGTTTTCAAGAACAGGTACATACGGCGCCGTTCATGCCCTGCTCGCTGTGGCATTAGGCGCATTTGCCGCACACGGTCTCAAGGGGAAGATTGCGGCGGATATGCTGGAGGTATTCGAAACCGGGGTGCGTTACCATATGTACCACGGTCTCGGTCTGCTTATTCTCGCGCTGATTGCGGAGCGCATCGGTACGAGCAAGCGAATGCTGTGGGCAGGACGCCTGATGCATGCGGGCATCTTCCTGTTTTCCGGCAGCCTCTACGCGCTCAGCTTAACCGGCATCAAGGCGTTCGGCCCGATCACGCCGCTCGGAGGCGTAGCCTTTATCGCGGCATGGGCGCTTACGGCCATGTCGCTCTGGAAGTCAGGCAGCCGCTGA
- the yhbH gene encoding sporulation protein YhbH yields the protein MTEPLFIVSREDWTLHRKGYTDQTRHQEKVREAIKQNLPDIVTDESIVLSNGKRTIKVPIKSIDEYRFVYNHNKKQHVGQGDGDTQVGDVLGVDPQESKSGPGKGQGAGDQPGEDYMETEISMAELEDMLFEELELPNLEQKQKEQVQTTDIVFQDIRKKGIMSNLDKKRTLIENLRRNANAGKSGIGGISPDDLRFKTWQEVIKPESNAVVLALMDTSGSMGSFEKYCARSFFFWMSKFLRRKYEHVEMVFIAHHTEAKEVTEEEFFTRGESGGTICSSAYQKALDIIDSRYPTANWNIYPFHFSDGDNLTSDNEKCVRLIEELMKRSNLFGYGEVNQYNRSSTLMSAYKHIGNKKFLYAIIREKSEVYKALKTFFSKTASSV from the coding sequence ATGACAGAACCGTTATTCATCGTATCCCGTGAAGATTGGACTTTGCACCGCAAAGGATATACGGATCAAACCCGGCATCAGGAGAAGGTACGCGAAGCCATCAAGCAGAATCTTCCGGATATCGTTACCGACGAGAGCATCGTATTGTCCAATGGCAAGCGTACGATCAAAGTACCGATCAAGAGCATCGACGAATACCGTTTCGTCTATAATCACAACAAGAAGCAGCACGTCGGACAAGGCGACGGCGATACGCAAGTCGGCGATGTGCTCGGAGTTGACCCGCAGGAGTCGAAGAGCGGGCCCGGGAAAGGCCAAGGCGCCGGCGATCAGCCCGGGGAAGATTATATGGAAACCGAGATCAGCATGGCTGAATTGGAGGATATGCTGTTCGAAGAGCTCGAGCTCCCCAACCTGGAGCAGAAGCAGAAAGAGCAGGTGCAGACGACCGATATCGTATTCCAGGATATTCGCAAGAAAGGCATCATGTCCAACCTGGACAAGAAGCGAACCCTTATCGAAAACCTGCGGCGCAACGCCAATGCGGGAAAATCGGGGATCGGCGGCATATCGCCTGACGATTTGCGTTTCAAAACCTGGCAGGAGGTCATCAAGCCCGAGTCCAATGCAGTCGTACTCGCGCTGATGGACACTTCGGGCAGTATGGGTTCATTCGAGAAATACTGCGCCCGCAGCTTCTTTTTCTGGATGAGCAAATTTCTAAGACGCAAATATGAGCATGTCGAGATGGTCTTCATCGCCCATCATACGGAAGCGAAGGAAGTGACGGAAGAGGAGTTCTTCACACGCGGCGAGAGCGGCGGGACCATCTGCTCCTCGGCCTATCAGAAAGCGCTGGACATTATCGACAGCCGGTACCCTACCGCGAATTGGAACATCTACCCCTTCCACTTCTCGGACGGCGACAACCTCACCTCCGATAACGAGAAATGCGTGAGGCTGATTGAGGAGCTCATGAAGCGGTCCAATTTGTTCGGCTATGGAGAAGTCAATCAGTATAACAGGAGCAGCACGCTAATGTCGGCTTATAAACATATCGGCAATAAGAAGTTTCTGTACGCGATCATTCGGGAGAAGAGCGAGGTATACAAAGCATTGAAAACCTTCTTCTCCAAAACTGCAAGCAGCGTATAG
- a CDS encoding YunC family protein, whose amino-acid sequence MMRMVPISLEDGVRVLGVEVKLPKTTLLAVATDKGYIMCGALDVALLNERLGDRGIIAGRAVGVRTLEELMDAPLESVTVAAEALGIAPGMKGADAVRLMI is encoded by the coding sequence ATGATGCGTATGGTTCCCATTTCACTCGAGGACGGCGTCCGCGTGCTCGGCGTCGAAGTGAAGCTGCCGAAGACGACCCTGCTGGCGGTTGCGACAGACAAAGGGTATATTATGTGCGGTGCGCTGGATGTCGCTTTATTGAACGAGCGCCTTGGAGATCGAGGGATTATTGCGGGACGTGCGGTTGGCGTCCGTACGCTGGAAGAGCTGATGGATGCGCCTCTTGAATCCGTCACCGTGGCAGCGGAAGCGCTGGGAATCGCTCCCGGTATGAAGGGCGCGGATGCAGTTCGCTTAATGATATAA
- a CDS encoding nucleoside hydrolase: MPMQFPIISDEVRLRRLRPPSGRINMVLDTDTYNEIDDQFALVYALLSKERINLQAVYAAPFFNDLSEGPKDGMEKSYDEIIRILTRMNVPADGFVFRGSDRYLPDKEQPVESEAVRDLIAKALAAPDDEPLYVVAIGAITNVASAILLEPRIIEKIVVVWLGGNALDWNDAREFNLIQDVPAAQVIFNCGVPAVLVPCMGVASHLHTTLPEVDRYVRGQGAIGDFLAERYEGCSSDHFAYSRVIWDISVVAWLIDASWIPTTLVNSPVLTDQVTWSRDTSRHLIRSAHYAHRDPVFRDLFSKLAHFAAQTGSGQEQLTRS, from the coding sequence ATGCCGATGCAATTTCCAATCATATCCGATGAAGTCCGTCTTCGCCGTTTGCGGCCGCCGTCCGGCCGGATCAACATGGTGCTCGATACCGACACTTACAATGAGATCGACGATCAGTTCGCGCTGGTATACGCGCTGCTGTCCAAGGAGCGGATTAACCTTCAGGCCGTATATGCCGCGCCATTCTTCAATGATCTGTCGGAAGGTCCGAAGGACGGGATGGAGAAGAGCTATGATGAAATCATCCGCATCCTGACGCGTATGAATGTGCCGGCGGACGGGTTTGTCTTCCGCGGATCCGACCGTTATCTGCCGGACAAGGAGCAGCCGGTAGAGAGCGAAGCGGTGCGCGACCTGATCGCCAAGGCGCTTGCCGCGCCGGACGATGAACCGCTCTATGTGGTTGCAATCGGCGCGATTACGAATGTGGCATCCGCCATTCTGCTGGAGCCGCGCATCATCGAGAAAATCGTTGTCGTATGGCTGGGCGGGAATGCCTTGGACTGGAACGATGCCAGGGAGTTTAATCTGATTCAGGATGTGCCGGCTGCGCAAGTCATCTTCAATTGCGGCGTCCCGGCCGTGCTTGTGCCTTGTATGGGGGTCGCCTCTCATCTGCATACGACGCTTCCGGAGGTTGACCGCTATGTGAGGGGACAAGGGGCAATCGGCGATTTCCTGGCAGAGCGGTATGAAGGCTGCAGCAGCGATCATTTTGCATACTCCCGCGTGATCTGGGATATCTCTGTCGTCGCATGGCTGATCGATGCCAGCTGGATTCCGACGACGCTCGTGAACAGCCCCGTATTGACCGACCAGGTGACGTGGAGCCGCGACACATCCCGGCACCTCATTCGCTCGGCGCATTACGCCCATCGGGACCCGGTCTTCAGAGACTTATTCAGCAAGCTGGCGCATTTCGCGGCACAAACCGGTTCAGGGCAGGAACAGCTCACTCGCTCATAA